A genomic segment from Aspergillus chevalieri M1 DNA, chromosome 7, nearly complete sequence encodes:
- the SED5 gene encoding t-SNARE syntaxin (BUSCO:EOG09263J3H;~COG:U;~EggNog:ENOG410PGDE;~InterPro:IPR021538,IPR000727,IPR010989;~PFAM:PF11416,PF05739;~TransMembrane:1 (i324-343o);~go_component: GO:0016020 - membrane [Evidence IEA];~go_process: GO:0016192 - vesicle-mediated transport [Evidence IEA]): protein MAGPSIQDRTGEFHAILGQAQKRLASNKVGSQRQALLSDAQRKHANGFGANNGNRRSEFARRAAEIGRGITGTTAKLQRLAELAKRKTLFDDRPVEISELTYVIKQDLAALNQHIAGLQALTLSQHPKSGRSKTDQEGEHNDNVVVMLQGKLADVGANFKEVLEVRTKNIQASRSRTENFVSSVSSKSQSALDPQRSDSPLYNPSGRRTPTPGFQSNQSDLLTLEPSNPSPLGRPSMQSDQQLLVMEEAQSSNTYIQARGEAIDAIERTINELGGIFGQLAQMVSEQSEMIQRIDANTEDVVDNVQGAQRELMKYWNSVSSKRWLIAQMFGVLMIFFLLWVLISG from the exons ATGGCCGGCCCGTCAATTCAGGACCGCACGGGCGAATTCCACGCCATCCTCGGGCAAGCACAGAAACGTCTTGCCTCTAACAAGGTTGGATCCCAACGCCAAGCACTGCTGTCGGACGCACAACGAAAACATGCGAATGGATTTGGCGCCAACAATGGAAATAGGAGGTCGGAGTTTGCGAGAAGGGCCGCGGAGATTGGGCGGGGTATTACTGGAACCACGGCCAAGTTGCAGAGACTAGCTGAAC TGGCCAAACGGAAGACGCTCTTCGATGATAGGCCCGTTGAGATCTCCGAATTGACCTACGTTATCAAGCAAGACCTCGCAGCGCTGAATCAACACATTGCCGGATTGCAGGCGCTTACTTTGTCGCAACACCCCAAGTCGGGCAGATCAAAAACAGACCAGGAGGGAGAGCACAACGACAAT GTTGTTGTTATGCTCCAAGGGAAACTCGCAGATGTCGGAGCCAACTTCAAGGAAGTTCTCGAAGTTCGGACAAAGAACATCCAAGCGTCGCGATCCAGAACGGAAAACTTCGTCTCCTCCGTATCATCGAAATCGCAATCCGCCTTAGACCCACAGCGCTCCGATTCGCCTCTATATAATCCATCGGGAAGACGCACACCCACACCGGGATTCCAGAGCAACCAATCAGACTTGTTAACTTTAGAGCCCTCCAACCCATCACCTCTCGGGCGCCCATCGATGCAGTCCGACCAGcaactccttgtcatggaggAAGCGCAATCGAGTAACACATACATTCAAGCACGAGGAGAAGCAATCGATGCGATTGAACGAACCATCAACGAATTGGGCGGTATCTTCGGCCAACTAGCCCAGATGGTCAGCGAACAATCGGAAATGATTCAACGTATCGACGCAAATACTGAAGATGTCGTGGATAATGTGCAAGGAGCGCAACGTGAATTAATGAAATACTGGAACTCGGTGTCTAGTAAACGCTGGCTGATTGCTCAGATGTTTGGTGTATTGATG attttcttcctcctctggGTGTTGATATCTGGATAA
- a CDS encoding uncharacterized protein (COG:S;~EggNog:ENOG410Q1KQ;~InterPro:IPR001810;~go_function: GO:0005515 - protein binding [Evidence IEA]): protein MILDRFSTAVQRIRRSSVLRRRSTRKYSTSQKESFWEAVPSNILIRILAQCELSDIYALNLVCRVLRRRIYQHEPAIAQEYLFRRLHQHYPAFLSPGENLTFIYNLFPPPPPHYPAADGSSEDNLPEYSFCYLTDLTRCWKTCIRLSFYLAESVVQHHLGTDATLRDVSEQEAIYSKAVCQLQDKLLQPIAYLIFFLEFDATTTSSNESQQSILQQPPFTDTQVLISTHHCMTLLCNYLRRLMAPDIQYPSTEPWLRLLLTTSTLERTLNFFAAAATSTTCEYNEKKEKLNRLSDATWTPRMEFIWQMRSDWEQILSATKESIYDPETKNEAIRVLSTAGVEDVWFEAARRELDRRGLIPHACEEGVPVLHEATTRPRCEFCE from the exons ATGATTTTGGATCGATTTAGTACTGCGGTGCAGCGAATCCGGAGGAGCTCGGTGTTGCGACGGAGGTCAACTAG AAaatattctaccagtcaGAAAGAGTCATTCTGGGAAGCCGTCCCAAGCAATATATTAATCCGGATTCTGGCGCAATGCGAATTGAGCGACATCTACGCCCTGAATCTGGTCTGTCGCGTGCTGCGCCGGCGCATCTATCAACATGAACCCGCCATTGCGCAGGAATATCTTTTCCGTCGATTACACCAGCATTATCCGGCATTTTTATCACCTGGTGAGAACCTAACATTCATATACAACCTATTTCCCCCACCGCCACCACATTATCCTGCCGCCGATGGCAGCTCAGAAGACAATCTCCCCGAGTATTCATTCTGCTACTTGACCGACTTAACTCGATGCTGGAAAACCTGCATCAGGCTATCATTCTACCTCGCCGAATCGGTAGTCCAACACCACCTCGGAACTGACGCCACACTCCGTGATGTATCGGAACAAGAAGCCATCTACAGCAAGGCCGTATGCCAGCTTCAAGACAAGCTACTGCAACCAAT AGCATATCTAATATTTTTCCTCGAATTTGacgcaacaacaacatcgTCTAATGAATCGCAACAATCGATCCTCCAGCAACCGCCGTTCACAGATACCCAGGTCCTCATCTCCACCCACCACTGCATGACCCTCCTCTGCAACTATCTCCGCCGCCTAATGGCGCCTGATATTCAATACCCCTCTACAGAACCCTGGCTCCGACTCCTCCTTACCACATCAACGCTGGAGCGAACACTCAATTTcttcgcagccgcagcaacatcaacaacATGCGAATACaacgagaaaaaagaaaagctcaACAGGTTATCTGACGCTACGTGGACACCCCGGATGGAATTCATCTGGCAAATGCGGAGCGACTGGGAACAAATATTATCGGCAACAAAAGAATCTATTTACGACCCCGAAACTAAGAACGAAGCCATTAGGGTTCTGAGCACAGCTGGCGTGGAGGATGTTTGGTTCGAGGCTGCGAGGAGGGAATTGGATCGCAGGGGTTTGATCCCACATGCTTGTGAGGAAGGGGTCCCGGTTCTCCACGAAGCGACTACCAGGCCAAGGTGCGAGTTCTGCGAATAG
- a CDS encoding YoaK family protein (COG:S;~EggNog:ENOG410PV62;~InterPro:IPR010699;~PFAM:PF06912;~TransMembrane:6 (i78-99o127-148i160-178o190-207i254-271o277-297i)) — protein sequence MQGHYSYPGTTPYVHRLAYEDGVRNHTYQPRPEDHPALRTDLDSRTGSLSSQETVTIEPKRGPVARYFLAEINPHRTYLLLIICSYIAGLVDALSYNAWSTFTGMQTGNTVFMALGASNQPSYPDYLWAKALIAFSVYMISNLFFTYVARALNPLRRTTMLLMFGLQTLALLVAALLVELEVVLPRPEEYTAPIQWTQVLAIALLAFSQAGQISASRILGYNEVPTLSVTTVLADMLADPHLFELHNPKRNRRIAGFIASFVGAMTSGFLSRETEMVACLWLAMALKVVVMLCFFVWRDDRESEKKDLEGQ from the coding sequence ATGCAGGGCCACTATTCCTACCCCGGAACCACCCCCTACGTCCACCGTCTGGCTTACGAGGACGGCGTCCGCAACCACACCTATCAACCACGACCCGAAGACCACCCAGCTCTACGGACAGACCTAGACAGCAGAACTGGCTCACTGTCCAGCCAGGAGACCGTCACCATTGAACCCAAACGCGGGCCCGTAGCCCGATACTTCCTGGCCGAGATCAACCCTCACCGGACCTACTTGCTCTTGATCATCTGCAGCTACATCGCCGGTCTGGTAGATGCACTGTCCTACAACGCCTGGAGCACTTTTACTGGCATGCAGACAGGAAACACCGTCTTCATGGCATTAGGCGCCTCCAACCAACCCTCCTACCCAGACTACCTCTGGGCCAAAGCCCTTATCGCCTTCAGCGTCTACATGATCAGCAACCTCTTCTTCACTTACGTCGCCCGCGCCCTCAACCCCCTCCGCCGAACTACCATGCTCCTAATGTTCGGCCTTCAAACCCTGGCCCTGCTCGTCGCCGCCCTTCTCGTCGAATTGGAAGTCGTCCTCCCCAGACCCGAAGAATACACCGCGCCAATCCAATGGACCCAGGTCCTCGCTATCGCTCTTCTCGCCTTCTCGCAAGCGGGGCAGATCAGCGCCTCTCGTATTCTGGGCTACAATGAAGTCCCCACGCTCTCTGTGACCACTGTGCTTGCTGACATGCTTGCCGACCCGCACTTGTTTGAGTTGCACAACCCCAAGCGAAACCGCAGGATTGCGGGCTTTATCGCGTCTTTTGTGGGAGCTATGACTTCGGGTTTCTTGTCTAGGGAGACGGAGATGGTGGCTTGCTTGTGGCTTGCTATGGCGTTGAAGGTTGTGGTTATGCTTTGCTTCTTTGTGTGGAGGGACGATCGCGAGTCTGAGAAGAAGGACTTGGAGGGTCAGTGA
- a CDS encoding uncharacterized protein (COG:S;~EggNog:ENOG410PJS5;~InterPro:IPR003480,IPR023213;~go_function: GO:0016747 - transferase activity, transferring acyl groups other than amino-acyl groups [Evidence IEA]): MTGSTAKITITATHVVHSQHRITLQDPFVLGPFDQLGHFATPVNAVWIYESSSSVSLIPLERLHKAISRLLDYYPQLTGRLHIDTETDVRSMTRLGSGIHLLEATCDAPLRSFAGRSSSSDRESSVFNFPGIGNGLLAPWDISLEGAQRDPVFTIQ, encoded by the coding sequence ATGACCGGCTCGACGGCCAAAATTACAATCACTGCAACCCATGTGGTCCACAGTCAACACCGAATTACTCTCCAAGATCCGTTCGTGCTGGGGCCTTTTGATCAACTCGGCCATTTCGCCACACCCGTCAATGCTGTCTGGATCTATGAATCCTCGTCCTCCGTCAGCCTGATTCCGCTTGAGAGATTACACAAGGCCATCAGTAGGCTCCTAGACTATTACCCCCAGTTGACGggccggctgcatattgacACCGAGACTGATGTTCGCTCCATGACCAGACTAGGTTCTGGTATACATCTGCTTGAAGCCACGTGCGATGCTCCCCTTCGATCCTTTGCCGGCAGATCGTCGTCGTCAGACCGGGAATCAAGCGTGTTCAATTTCCCAGGAATTGGAAACGGGCTGCTTGCGCCATGGGACATCTCTCTCGAAGGAGCACAGAGGGACCCTGTCTTTACAATCCAATGA
- a CDS encoding uncharacterized protein (COG:S;~EggNog:ENOG410PJS5;~InterPro:IPR023213): MELAQVPLWKIADIINGRIRHVSAEETYKLGRWIAAQSKKSHVQLNFPCTPASFIATGWHRFPLYSGTDLDVAPIFASPVFMESLFDGMIYFVEPKAKDNGIEAVACMRSSTWEFLDKDEGFINTWDRRS, from the coding sequence ATGGAATTGGCGCAAGTACCACTTTGGAAGATTGCAGACATCATCAACGGTCGGATTCGCCACGTCTCTGCGGAAGAAACGTACAAGCTTGGAAGGTGGATTGCAGCCCAGTCCAAAAAGTCACATGTTCAACTTAACTTCCCATGCACACCAGCCTCATTCATCGCGACTGGATGGCATCGCTTTCCTCTCTACTCAGGCACAGATCTTGATGTGGCTCCCATTTTTGCCAGTCCGGTTTTCATGGAGTCTTTATTTGACGGTATGATATATTTTGTGGAGCCCAAGGCCAAGGACAATGGAATTGAGGCAGTCGCCTGTATGAGGAGTTCCACCTGGGAGTTTCTTGATAAGGATGAAGGGTTCATCAATACGTGGGATAGAAGAAGTTGA
- the RIM9 gene encoding putative pH signal transduction protein PalI (COG:U;~EggNog:ENOG410PII9;~InterPro:IPR009571;~PFAM:PF06687;~SECRETED:SignalP(1-26);~TransMembrane:3 (n9-22c26/27o84-107i119-145o151-173i);~go_component: GO:0005886 - plasma membrane [Evidence IEA]): protein MLFKPATPLTILLLIAFALLVLSVISTPIVKQIPLASFDNVDYGVFGYCKDGVCTDIHIGYTSSDISNTASNDFNLPSGTRRSLSSILIVHPVAAFLTLICLCLAAAAHFHGPSHSPRYLLALLILLLPTLLVSLLAFLVDILLFVPHLHWGGWIVLVATVLLVACGVVTCAMRRTLVSRKARKRRIAENAEMSGENYYNRQNAAAAALDTKPEMNGDTKEAYVTGAPTADGPTFATFRTNTRESDDDQTPLNSRTPAPANDYPLPDQPPRGMPYSAARDEVGNPLPPSGPYAAAAGRGRPTDPRMNGGPPPGFGSRGRGGYPPRGAYGRGGYGPPRGRGGPMGPMRGGPAMRGRGGYRGPPPVDYGYEAYGAVPRTHPTPPPAEYRGTSPVYRQPSPGPIGMALSADGGPVGQAIEMTPQPRRSPGPDQVHALSVDGYPEPTSPSSFYSRTPSTYVPPRAGWTQPDNRLGPSPSPVYEHAIPEPLRPAQSPVHAYGPPNGAQHARNNSADYYEDMDPEFAESQPAVSAPPVAALPSALMPGPAGEPKPVEDIPEAPGSPTASEMSHFTSISQRPVNPRWQPPMQPAQQRTNMLLEGNPDFDLSAGRRRGGTGPGGRMPTLSTLREVTRYPVP from the exons ATGCTGTTCAAACCTGCGACGCCACTTACTATTCTCCTGCTCATCGCCTTTGCCCTTCTGGTGCTGTCGGTCATTTCGACTCCCATTGTTAAACAGATTCCCTTGGCGTCCTTTGACAATGTCGACTACGGAGTCTTTGGCTACTGCAAGGATGGCGTATGTACGGATATTCATATTGGATACACCAGCAGTGATATATCCAATACCGCGAGCAATGACTTCAATCTTCCGTCCGGTACTCGAAGGTCGCTCTCGTCCATTCTGATCGTTCACCCCGTCGCCGCCTTCCTCACCCTCATCTGCCTCTGTCTAGCAGCTGCCGCTCATTTCCATGGCCCGTCGCATTCGCCCCGGTACCTATTGGCTTTACTGATCCTTCTGCTCCCTACGCTCCTGGTCAGTCTTCTCGCTTTCCTCGTCGACATCTTGCTCTTCGTCCCGCATCTGCATTGGGGCGGGTGGATTGTGCTGGTCGCAACCGTCCTTCTTGTCGCTTGTGGTGTGGTCACCTGTGCTATGCGTCGTACTCTGGTCAGTCGGAAGGCAAGGAAGAGGCGCATCGCAGAAAATGCCGAAATGAGCGGCGAAAACTACTACAACCGCCAGAACGCGGCCGCTGCGGCACTCGATACCAAACCGGAAATGAATGGCGATACAAAGGAAGCGTATGTGACCGGTGCGCCTACGGCTGATGGCCCGACGTTTGCGACTTTCCGCACCAACACCCGCGAGAGCGACGATGACCAGACTCCGCTCAATTCACGAACCCCTGCACCTGCCAACGACTACCCGCTCCCCGACCAGCCCCCGCGCGGAATGCCCTACAGCGCCGCCCGTGATGAAGTCGGTAACCCTCTGCCTCCCTCTGGCCCATacgctgctgccgctggcCGAGGACGACCTACTGATCCTCGAATGAACGGTGGCCCGCCGCCTGGATTTGGTTCGCGTGGACGAGGTGGCTATCCTCCAAGAGGCGCTTATGGTCGCGGAGGTTACGGCCCACCCCGAGGAAGAGGCGGTCCCATGGGCCCTATGCGCGGTGGTCCAGCTATGAGAGGGCGAGGTGGTTATCGCGGTCCGCCACCCGTTGACTACGGCTACGAGGCTTACGGAGCCGTGCCACGGACTCATCCTACTCCTCCCCCAGCGGAGTATCGTGGAACCTCGCCTGTTTATCGCCAACCGTCTCCGGGTCCCATTGGTATGGCTCTGTCGGCGGACGGAGGTCCAGTTGGTCAAGCCATTGAGATGACACCGCAACCGAGACGCTCCCCAGGGCCTGATCAAGTTCATGCGTTGTCCGTTGATGGGTATCCAGAGCCTACGAGTCCTTCTAGTTTCTATAGCAGGACACC ATCAACCTACGTTCCACCACGCGCAGGCTGGACCCAACCCGATAACCGTCTCGGTCCCTCACCTTCCCCGGTTTACGAACATGCCATTCCCGAGCCACTCCGCCCAGCCCAGTCACCTGTCCACGCATACGGACCGCCCAATGGCGCACAACATGCGCGTAATAACTCGGCAGATTACTATGAAGATATGGACCCAGAGTTTGCAGAAAGTCAACCGGCAGTGTCTGCACCACCGGTCGCAGCGCTGCCGTCTGCACTGATGCCAGGGCCTGCTGGTGAGCCTAAACCGGTTGAAGATATCCCTGAGGCACCTGGCTCACCTACTGCTAGCGAAATGAGTCACTTTACTTCTATTTCACAGCGACCTGTGAACCCGCGGTGGCAACCTCCTATGCAGCCAGCTCAGCAGCGCACCAACATGCTGTTGGAAGGCAACCCGGATTTTGATCTGAGCGCTGGTCGACGGCGAGGAGGTACCGGCCCGGGAGGTCGAATGCCCACTTTGTCCACGCTTCGGGAGGTTACAAGATACCCAGTTCCTTGA
- a CDS encoding ferritin-like domain-containing protein (COG:S;~EggNog:ENOG410PFAR;~InterPro:IPR039254;~PFAM:PF13668;~SECRETED:SignalP(1-19)) → MLQKHHLLPLLGLSHHALALPKPSSASLSSVSLSGPPVVSHPTSLPHTPYSGTPTTTGALSASSVVGSSITPGATGYPSDGKLHDAEPAPYVPAGGVGTSGEEPVYNAKSDFDFESLALATYQEYIELDLFHDGLARFSVEDFKKAGLTAEDRFLIEFMADQEVGHATMLTNILGPDSAPKQCTYNYPYKTVWEFLDFSQKLTRFGESGVYGFLGHLDSREAATLLTQSITTEARQQMVFRQFEGLFPMPVWFEVGIPQSWAWTLLAPYISSCPEGQTRLAWQNFPALTIDNQPNPSRIDGGKAFHESLEPGMNTLQQVTGPESCLDSDTQGENCSPAITHNRTNPLSYPGREVYLSWEEPGKPVGPNNSYVTSSQASEPKYVAWATQLNVTYSPLEVLNKTAGKTVQPDLSTYQGDPAINGTMFLAVVDEDVYVTPFNFSSINEHVVAGPALYQAG, encoded by the exons ATGCTCCAAAAGCaccaccttcttcccctcctgGGCCTGTCCCATCATGCCCTCGCCCTCCCcaaaccctcctccgcctccctCTCCAGTGTATCCTTGTCTGGACCTCCGGTCGTCTCCCACCCAACGTCCCTCCCGCACACACCCTACAGCGGCACGCCCACGACAACTGGTGCCTTGAGCGCTTCGTCTGTCGTAGGATCTTCAATCACGCCGGGGGCTACTGGTTACCCGAGTGATGGGAAGTTGCATGACGCTGAGCCCGCGCCGTATGTTCCTGCGGGAGGCGTGGGAACGAGTGGGGAGGAGCCGGTGTATAACGCGAAGAGTGATTTTGATTTTGAGTCTCTT GCCCTGGCAACATACCAAGAATACATCGAACTCGACCTCTTCCACGACGGCCTGGCGCGCTTCTCCGTCGAAGATTTCAAAAAAGCCGGCCTAACCGCCGAAGACCGTTTCCTGATTGAATTCATGGCGGATCAGGAAGTCGGTCACGCAACAATGCTAACTAACATCCTCGGCCCCGACTCCGCGCCGAAACAATGCACCTATAACTACCCCTACAAAACAGTCTGGGAGTTCCTCGACTTCTCCCAGAAACTCACTCGGTTTGGCGAGTCTGGTGTCTATGGATTTCTGGGACATTTGGATTCCCGGGAGGCCGCAACGCTGCTCACGCAGAGCATCACCACCGAGGCTCGGCAGCAGATGGTCTTCCGACAATTTGAAGGCCTCTTCCCGATGCCCGTCTGGTTCGAAGTCGGCATTCCGCAGTCGTGGGCGTGGACGCTTCTCGCGCCATACATCTCCTCCTGCCCCGAGGGACAAACCCGTCTGGCGTGGCAGAACTTCCCAGCCCTGACGATCGACAACCAGCCAAATCCCAGCAGAATCGACGGTGGCAAGGCATTCCATGAATCCCTGGAGCCGGGGATGAACACCCTCCAACAAGTCACCGGCCCCGAGTCCTGCCTCGACTCCGACACGCAGGGCGAGAACTGCAGTCCGGCGATCACGCATAACCGCACGAACCCGCTTTCCTACCCCGGTCGCGAAGTCTACCTCTCCTGGGAGGAACCGGGCAAACCGGTCGGTCCGAACAACTCTTACGTGACCTCATCTCAAGCCTCTGAGCCGAAATACGTCGCCTGGGCTACGCAGCTCAACGTGACATACTCGCCACTTGAGGTTTTGAACAAAACAGCCGGAAAGACGGTGCAGCCGGACTTGTCGACTTACCAGGGCGATCCGGCGATTAACGGGACTATGTTCCTGGCTGTTGTTGACGAGGATGTCTATGTGACGCCGTTTAATTTTAGTAGTATTAATGAGCATGTCGTGGCGGGGCCGGCGTTGTATCAAGCTGGTTGA
- a CDS encoding DUF3433 domain-containing protein (COG:S;~EggNog:ENOG410PIWI;~InterPro:IPR021840;~PFAM:PF11915;~TransMembrane:8 (i224-247o267-293i332-359o379-400i512-539o559-582i635-661o673-694i)), producing the protein MDSSAPQPGNVSLRTVSSSRPQYQYFEQRSEAASDDYYSFPSTASNSASSRDGVMRYATPVSGPTSRASSPGVGVPRMGAIGEHGPLLGEDTPRRVRARTGHDNGGNGSVWMEGDLPHIRYAINHLTREEEDDEEVRDVGGREDHPDGFVWDEERGCFTRLGTLPAPSHQQQQQERETSPARSVQSSTSSMTTIGRKTFVAMDPPENSLLYLPLDYVPIILRPWALALLIICCLLMIVGVSFCNVWSKKHQGLWDYDGQSGSRYFVFQFLPQILAAILILWIFVVQAAVYRVMPFAIMASERKLERVLQKLPMLPRNFLLPDLSHFLYGEPLVGFSLFTIWLANMFAIPLLSCLFQVKWYSYVDGANGQGRFRWTSVQSIGWTIVSLYGLLTIGLTVLLVRFVRAWSGLIWDPTSIADLIPIIQRSNILQDFDGLETSPDVGKSLEPRTLRLGYWKLSGKKEILFYGIGEEDAPVRTPSLHTDKQAKITDVERQQNNLNMYEPTTRHRWTPWFLRTISIIAWSFLVGGLFIAFVIVSFLHDAIASGFPPRLPTLPSTDGFSASNFVYSFVPALIGMLFFLAYQHVDVYFRAIQPYASLSSSPTGVPAKQSLLLSYPSDLPLLVTIKALLNKHPKLALITFTSTASLAIPILAGGIFTALYYPSSRTIRMTSLMPAFYALLAFCALYTLSLLAIWPHRIRYLPHGIATLGEQVSFLYQSPLLADKGLREVRCRTDLVRMVVSGGEGFEVGETRYGFGVFVGRDGREHLGVERVRRGGREDMVILR; encoded by the exons ATGGATTCTTCGGCGCCGCAGCCGGGAAACGTCAGTCTGAGGACCGTTAGCT CAAGCAGACCCCAATACCAATACTTCGAGCAACGCTCCGAAGCCGCCTCAGACGACTACTACTCTTTCCCCTCGACAGCCTCCAACTCCGCCAGCAGCAGGGACGGCGTTATGCGGTATGCAACCCCCGTGTCCGGGCCTACATCGCGGGCCTCGTCGCCGGGCGTGGGTGTCCCCAGGATGGGTGCAATTGGGGAGCATGGGCCATTGCTTGGGGAGGATACGCCGCGGAGGGTGAGGGCGAGGACTGGACATGATAATGGGGGGAATGGGTCTGTGTGGATGGAGGGTGATTTGCCGCATATTCGGTATGCGATTAATCATCTTACgcgagaggaggaggatgatgaggaggtcCGGGACGTAGGAGGAAGGGAGGATCATCCGGATGGCTTTGTTTGGGATGAGGAACGGGGTTGTTTTACTCGTCTGGGGACATTGCCAGCGCCGTcccaccagcagcagcagcaggaacgAGAAACATCACCGGCGAGATCTGTGCAAAGCTCTACGAGTTCTATGACAACCATCGGACGGAAGACATTTGTCGCCATGGACCCCCCCGAGAACAGCCTCTTATATTTGCCGCTTGACTACGTCCCGATAATTCTTCGACCTTGGGCCCTAGCCCTACTAATCATCTGCTGTCTGCTCATGATAGTTGGGGTATCGTTTTGCAATGTGTGGTCCAAGAAGCACCAAGGACTGTGGGACTACGATGGCCAAAGCGGCTCGCGGTACTTCGTCTTCCAGTTTCTCCCACAGATCCTAGCGGCCATCTTGATTCTCTGGATTTTTGTGGTGCAGGCAGCTGTGTATCGTGTCATGCCGTTTGCCATTATGGCTTCTGAGCGAAAACTCGAGCGTGTGCTGCAGAAACTCCCGATGTTACCAAGGAACTTTCTTTTGCCGGACCTGTCGCATTTCCTGTATGGAGAGCCGTTGGTGGGTTTCTCACTATTTACTATCTGGCTGGCGAACATGTTTGCGATTCCGCTGCTTAGCTGTCTCTTTCAAGTGAAATGGTACAGCTACGTCGATGGCGCCAATGGACAGGGAAGATTCCGCTGGACGTCTGTCCAGTCCATCGGGTGGACCATCGTCTCGCTCTATGGACTGCTGACAATAGGGCTCACGGTGCTCCTAGTCCGCTTCGTGCGCGCTTGGTCCGGACTGATCTGGGACCCTACCAGCATCGCCGATCTGATACCCATCATCCAACGCTCGAACATCCTCCAAGACTTCGACGGCCTTGAAACATCTCCGGACGTGGGAAAATCACTCGAACCCCGCACCCTCCGACTAGGATACTGGAAACTCTCAGGCAAAAAGGAAATCCTATTCTACGGCATCGGCGAAGAAGACGCCCCAGTCCGCACACCCTCTCTCCACACAGACAAACAAGCGAAGATCACAGACGTCGAACGCCAACAAAATAACCTCAACATGTACGAGCCCACCACCCGCCACCGCTGGACACCATGGTTCCTCCGCACCATCTCAATAATAGCATGGAGCTTCCTCGTCGGAGGCCTATTCATCGCCTTCGTCATAGTCAGCTTCCTCCACGACGCTATCGCCAGCGGCTTTCCACCCCGTCTGCCAACGCTTCCGTCAACAGACGGTTTCTCCGCATCGAACTTCGTCTACAGCTTCGTCCCAGCGCTAATCGGcatgctcttcttcctcgcgtACCAGCACGTCGACGTCTACTTCCGCGCTATCCAGCCGTacgcctccctctcctcgTCTCCCACCGGCGTCCCCGCAAAACAgtccctcctcctctcctacCCCTCCGACCTCCCGCTCCTCGTCACCATTAAAGCCCTCCTCAACAAACATCCCAAACTCGCCCTCATCACTTTCACCAGCACAGCCTCCCTCGCAATCCCCATCCTCGCTGGCGGCATCTTCACGGCCCTCTACTATCCTTCCTCGCGCACAATCCGGATGACGTCGCTGATGCCCGCGTTCTACGCGCTACTCGCCTTCTGTGCGCTGTACACACTCTCGCTGCTGGCTATTTGGCCGCACCGGATCCGGTATCTTCCGCATGGTATTGCGACGTTGGGAGAGCAGGTTAGTTTTCTGTATCAGAGTCCGTTGTTGGCGGATAAGGGGCTTAGGGAGGTGAGGTGTCGGACGGATTTGGTGCGGATGGTTGTGTCTGGGGGTGAGGGGTTTGAGGTGGGAGAGACGAGGTATGGGTTTGGGGTTTTTGTGGGGAGAGATGGGAGAGAGCATTTGGGGGTTGAGAGGGTTAGGAGGGGTGGGAGGGAGGATATGGTTATTTTGAGGTGA